A section of the Agarivorans litoreus genome encodes:
- a CDS encoding extracellular solute-binding protein: MLNKRLSLSALALSMGAMVSAQANAETLRLLTWGGYAPQEVIEMFEKETGIEVKVTKSNNEDMISKLRATGGSGFDLAQPSQDRITGVQQQFGIYQPIDLARIDQTQIITSMLDATKKNTAVGEQVFGVPHVWGTSGLVVNGEMAKDVADYTDLCQQQYQGKISYRLKRPTLIGFAFALGEDPFAAYADPVKYQEILNKVEKALVECKPLVKTYWSGGDELMNLMRSNEVVAAMAWDAGGWKLNRDQQNIQFVAPKSGALGWIDTFAIPKKSKAVDAAYKWINFVMRPEVAAKITEAAGNFTASKGSDAYVNELAKSQFNASFSSDDIDNIKWYPAVPAGLEAMEGKVLDRVQAAN; encoded by the coding sequence ATGTTGAATAAACGTTTATCATTAAGTGCCTTGGCACTTAGCATGGGCGCAATGGTAAGTGCGCAGGCCAATGCTGAAACTTTACGTTTGCTTACTTGGGGCGGCTATGCACCACAAGAAGTTATCGAAATGTTTGAGAAAGAAACCGGCATTGAAGTAAAAGTGACTAAATCAAACAACGAAGACATGATCTCTAAACTTCGCGCAACTGGCGGCTCGGGCTTTGATTTAGCCCAACCTAGCCAAGACCGTATCACCGGTGTGCAACAGCAGTTTGGCATATATCAGCCTATTGATTTAGCTCGTATTGACCAGACCCAAATTATTACTTCAATGTTAGATGCTACCAAAAAGAATACCGCTGTAGGCGAGCAAGTATTTGGTGTTCCTCATGTGTGGGGAACCAGCGGTTTGGTGGTAAATGGTGAAATGGCAAAAGATGTGGCCGATTACACCGACCTATGTCAGCAGCAGTACCAAGGTAAAATTTCTTATCGCTTAAAGCGCCCAACCTTAATCGGTTTTGCTTTTGCATTGGGTGAAGATCCGTTTGCTGCTTACGCTGATCCGGTTAAGTACCAAGAAATATTGAACAAAGTTGAAAAGGCTCTGGTGGAATGTAAGCCCTTGGTTAAGACCTACTGGTCTGGCGGCGACGAGTTAATGAACTTGATGCGTTCTAATGAAGTAGTTGCCGCTATGGCTTGGGATGCTGGCGGTTGGAAGCTAAATCGTGATCAACAGAATATCCAGTTTGTAGCGCCTAAATCTGGAGCTTTGGGTTGGATTGATACTTTTGCCATTCCTAAAAAGTCTAAAGCAGTAGATGCTGCGTACAAGTGGATTAACTTTGTTATGCGCCCTGAAGTAGCAGCTAAAATTACCGAAGCTGCAGGTAACTTCACCGCTTCTAAAGGTTCAGACGCTTACGTAAACGAATTGGCGAAGTCGCAGTTTAACGCCAGCTTTAGTAGCGACGACATCGACAACATTAAGTGGTACCCCGCTGTTCCTGCTGGTTTAGAAGCTATGGAAGGCAAAGTACTGGATCGCGTACAAGCGGCCAACTAG
- a CDS encoding 2OG-Fe dioxygenase family protein — protein MNTHADCLLQLNHLSGAAVHDLSSSFDNLPHTKHADGQYRLRRYSVVRINDGKVQALPGRSFVQSEQVNHFQGDVIRQFEDIEQSITASKGMYEMCALFLEANSLSEQQEIEIHQIRIAAQASDTPVAPEGVHQDGFSHIAVVGIRRHNIDGGDFMVFKDKHQAPIMTLALDSGEVALLDDSKLWHYARPIRAHRPSEPGFMDVFVLTAKDEA, from the coding sequence ATGAACACTCACGCAGACTGTTTACTACAGCTAAACCATTTAAGCGGTGCCGCAGTGCACGATTTATCGTCTTCATTTGATAATCTTCCTCATACTAAGCATGCCGATGGGCAATACCGTTTACGTCGCTATTCTGTTGTTCGTATTAATGATGGAAAGGTGCAAGCTCTGCCAGGTCGGAGCTTTGTGCAAAGTGAACAGGTGAATCACTTTCAAGGCGATGTTATTCGTCAGTTTGAGGATATTGAGCAGAGCATTACTGCTTCTAAAGGCATGTATGAAATGTGTGCCCTTTTCTTGGAAGCAAATAGCTTAAGTGAACAGCAAGAGATTGAAATTCATCAAATTAGAATTGCCGCGCAGGCTTCCGATACACCAGTTGCTCCTGAAGGAGTGCATCAAGATGGATTTAGCCATATCGCCGTAGTGGGCATTCGTCGTCATAATATTGATGGTGGAGACTTCATGGTGTTTAAAGATAAACATCAAGCACCGATTATGACCTTAGCACTAGACAGTGGTGAAGTCGCGCTACTTGATGACAGTAAACTTTGGCACTATGCAAGGCCAATTCGTGCTCATCGCCCCAGTGAACCGGGCTTTATGGATGTATTTGTATTAACAGCAAAGGATGAAGCATGA
- a CDS encoding ABC transporter ATP-binding protein, translating into MAANAKYDLECKHLSKHFSEFTAVDKLNFSVEAGSFFSILGPSGCGKTTLLRMLAGFESPSEGEIQIHQKRVNELAPNKRPVNMVFQHLALFPNMNVSENIAYGLKRRGIKANERRHKIKDVLERVGLDGSQNKQITQLSGGQKQRIAIARSLVLEPRLLLLDEPLGALDLKLREKMKVELKHLQREFGTTFIYITHDQSEALVMSDKVAVMNNGRFEQVASPQQLYYQPNTAFVAKFVGQTNAHSAVVCEQRQGVALLKTARGRHLIVATTIDQAEKSLVDVFVRPEAIGICEAGREVQADNQFDVEVEECLFDGASSTLVVKDTHHQDSYRVAPGASFSLQHIVPGSKLRIFWDAKQAICISQEVKGES; encoded by the coding sequence ATGGCGGCAAACGCTAAATATGATCTTGAATGTAAACACCTCTCGAAGCATTTCTCAGAATTTACAGCAGTAGATAAGCTTAATTTCTCAGTTGAGGCTGGCTCGTTTTTCTCTATTTTAGGCCCTTCTGGCTGCGGTAAAACCACCTTATTAAGAATGTTGGCTGGCTTTGAATCACCCAGTGAAGGAGAGATTCAGATCCATCAAAAGCGGGTTAACGAACTAGCGCCAAATAAGCGCCCAGTGAATATGGTGTTTCAGCACCTGGCTCTTTTTCCGAACATGAATGTGTCGGAGAACATTGCTTACGGATTAAAGCGCCGTGGTATTAAAGCCAACGAGCGACGGCATAAGATTAAAGATGTGTTAGAGCGAGTGGGCTTAGATGGCAGTCAAAACAAGCAAATTACTCAGTTATCGGGCGGGCAAAAACAACGCATTGCGATTGCCCGCAGCTTAGTACTGGAGCCTCGTTTACTGTTGCTTGATGAGCCCTTAGGCGCACTAGATTTAAAACTGCGTGAAAAAATGAAAGTTGAGCTAAAGCACTTGCAGCGCGAATTTGGCACAACCTTTATCTACATTACTCACGATCAATCTGAAGCCTTGGTGATGTCAGATAAGGTGGCGGTAATGAACAATGGCCGCTTTGAACAGGTAGCCAGTCCGCAGCAGCTGTATTATCAACCGAATACGGCGTTTGTGGCCAAATTCGTTGGCCAAACCAATGCGCATTCAGCAGTGGTGTGTGAACAACGACAAGGTGTTGCTTTACTTAAAACCGCTCGAGGTCGCCACCTGATCGTAGCGACTACTATTGATCAAGCAGAAAAGTCGCTGGTGGATGTATTTGTGCGGCCAGAAGCCATTGGAATTTGTGAAGCGGGAAGGGAAGTTCAAGCCGATAACCAGTTTGATGTAGAAGTTGAAGAATGCTTGTTTGATGGCGCAAGTTCCACCTTAGTGGTTAAAGATACTCACCATCAAGACAGTTACCGAGTGGCTCCAGGTGCCAGTTTTTCTTTGCAGCACATAGTTCCGGGCAGTAAGTTACGAATATTTTGGGATGCTAAACAAGCAATTTGTATTAGCCAAGAGGTGAAGGGTGAAAGCTAA
- a CDS encoding DUF1289 domain-containing protein, which produces MEQLEIFDIPNPCRGICQTNSRGLCMGCFRNREERFAWQTLAPAQQQNILRLTKQRRMRFIRMQRKKLAEQQQQNSVQNELPFDE; this is translated from the coding sequence ATGGAACAGTTAGAGATTTTCGACATCCCCAATCCTTGTCGTGGTATTTGTCAAACAAATAGCCGCGGTTTGTGTATGGGCTGTTTCCGAAATCGAGAAGAACGTTTTGCATGGCAAACCTTAGCGCCTGCTCAGCAGCAGAACATATTACGGCTAACCAAGCAGCGTAGAATGCGTTTTATTCGTATGCAGCGTAAGAAGTTAGCTGAGCAACAGCAGCAAAACTCGGTGCAAAATGAGCTGCCATTTGATGAGTAA
- the grpE gene encoding nucleotide exchange factor GrpE, with protein MSSEQNKPQAEEVVAENEVEQPVESVEAELETEVEEQAAESAGEEISVAELLERLATAEQTVADQKDGVIRAKAEVENIRRRSAQEVEKARKFALEKFANELLPVIDNMEMALQHANREDEALTSMVEGVELTLKTLIDAVKKFGIEVVSPQDEAFDPEKHQAMGMQEVEGVAPNTVVAVLQKGYELNGRLLRPAMVMISKAASVDTSA; from the coding sequence ATGAGCAGTGAGCAAAACAAACCACAAGCTGAAGAAGTGGTAGCGGAAAACGAAGTAGAGCAACCAGTTGAATCGGTAGAAGCAGAGCTAGAAACTGAAGTGGAAGAACAAGCTGCAGAGTCTGCTGGTGAAGAAATTAGCGTAGCTGAGTTACTTGAGCGTTTAGCAACAGCGGAACAAACTGTGGCTGACCAAAAAGACGGTGTTATTCGCGCCAAAGCAGAAGTAGAAAACATTCGCCGCCGCTCTGCTCAAGAAGTAGAAAAAGCGCGCAAGTTTGCTTTAGAAAAGTTTGCTAATGAATTGCTGCCAGTTATTGACAACATGGAAATGGCTTTGCAACACGCTAATCGTGAAGATGAAGCGTTAACTTCGATGGTTGAAGGCGTTGAACTAACCCTTAAAACCTTAATTGATGCGGTGAAAAAATTTGGTATAGAAGTGGTTTCACCACAGGATGAAGCGTTTGATCCTGAGAAGCATCAAGCGATGGGTATGCAAGAAGTTGAAGGTGTAGCGCCAAACACTGTAGTAGCGGTTTTGCAAAAAGGTTACGAGTTAAATGGTCGTTTATTGCGTCCAGCAATGGTGATGATTTCTAAAGCAGCTTCGGTAGACACTAGCGCATAG
- a CDS encoding ABC transporter permease translates to MLHQLRGPAKSFYQFYMVGFLVFLALPLSIVAVFAFNDSLFAALPWQGFTLDWFIGQTEPKLGILYDDGLLSSIAVSASIACFVTLFSLLLATANAWLFIRFDFPGKNWLYIGLLLPLVIPGVILGVAILVASSSLANSIENSFAWELEWLRPGFVLVVIGQVAFITTIATLVVLARLRKFDFSLEEAALNLGANSWVAFVTVVLPFLSPALIGAAVVSFLMSFENFNTTLMLVGSDAPLTIAMYDRLREGSTPVLNAVSLLLMLGSAFIALVSMLFDGKSKQD, encoded by the coding sequence ATGCTGCATCAATTACGTGGCCCTGCTAAATCCTTTTATCAGTTCTATATGGTGGGGTTTTTAGTCTTTTTGGCACTGCCATTAAGCATTGTGGCGGTGTTTGCATTTAATGATAGTTTGTTTGCGGCACTACCTTGGCAAGGCTTCACCTTGGATTGGTTTATTGGTCAAACTGAGCCTAAGCTGGGCATTCTTTATGATGATGGTTTGTTATCTAGCATTGCGGTGAGTGCTTCGATAGCGTGTTTTGTTACCTTGTTTTCCTTACTGCTTGCCACGGCTAATGCTTGGCTGTTCATTCGTTTTGATTTCCCAGGGAAGAACTGGTTATACATTGGTTTATTGTTGCCTTTAGTGATACCTGGAGTGATTTTAGGGGTGGCGATTTTAGTCGCCAGTAGCAGCTTGGCGAACAGCATTGAGAACAGCTTTGCTTGGGAGTTAGAGTGGTTGAGGCCAGGTTTTGTGTTGGTGGTGATTGGCCAAGTAGCATTTATTACCACTATTGCCACCTTGGTGGTGTTAGCTCGCTTACGTAAGTTTGATTTTAGCTTGGAAGAGGCGGCGCTAAACCTAGGGGCTAACTCTTGGGTAGCTTTTGTTACAGTGGTATTGCCGTTTCTTAGCCCCGCTTTAATCGGAGCTGCTGTGGTTAGCTTTTTAATGTCTTTCGAAAACTTTAATACTACCTTAATGCTGGTGGGGTCCGACGCGCCGCTGACTATTGCTATGTATGACCGTTTACGCGAAGGGTCAACACCAGTGCTCAATGCTGTGTCATTATTATTGATGCTTGGCTCTGCTTTTATTGCTTTGGTATCGATGTTATTTGATGGCAAAAGTAAACAGGATTAA
- a CDS encoding cysteine desulfurase-like protein has protein sequence MSFSVEAARKLFPALNARGDEEPLIYLDGPGGAQLPASVLQAMNDYFIKGNSNLGGAFASSKHTEQVVEKGRQQTKTLLNAASANNIVFDANMTSLTFKLSRAISRDWQANDEILVTALDHYSNVSSWQQAAADKGAKVHQVRINPANCNLDYAHLESLINSNTRLIALTYASNTSGSIVDLQRVIHKAKSVGAMVYVDAVHYVPHRLVDVQQLGCDFLLCSAYKFFGPHLGIAYVADPWLELLKPYKVEPATNLGPGRFETGTQSFAAIAGMSAAVDYLADWNPQQNKRAALTASFEQFAAHEQALSEHFLKRLAAHPQATLYGESSLQRAHMRTATFSLCWPNTQPQQIAAMLGEHNIATWHGHFYAQGMMEQLGVMDKGGVLRVGCMHYNTHQEVDRLWDLLDRYCA, from the coding sequence ATGAGTTTTTCTGTAGAGGCTGCACGCAAGCTGTTTCCTGCCTTAAATGCTAGGGGGGATGAAGAGCCCTTAATCTATCTAGACGGGCCAGGGGGCGCGCAACTGCCCGCTTCAGTGCTGCAAGCCATGAACGATTACTTTATAAAAGGTAATTCTAATTTAGGCGGCGCTTTTGCTAGTAGCAAGCATACTGAACAGGTTGTAGAAAAAGGGAGGCAGCAGACTAAAACCTTATTGAATGCTGCTAGCGCTAATAACATTGTGTTTGATGCCAATATGACATCCTTAACCTTTAAGTTAAGTAGAGCAATAAGCCGAGACTGGCAAGCTAATGATGAAATACTGGTGACCGCACTTGATCATTATTCCAATGTGTCGAGCTGGCAACAGGCAGCTGCCGACAAAGGGGCTAAGGTGCATCAAGTGAGAATTAACCCGGCTAACTGTAATTTGGATTATGCGCACCTAGAGTCATTGATAAATTCTAATACCCGCCTTATTGCGCTTACTTATGCCTCTAATACCAGCGGTAGCATTGTTGATTTACAAAGAGTTATCCATAAAGCGAAAAGCGTAGGCGCAATGGTTTATGTGGATGCGGTGCATTATGTGCCACATCGTTTAGTGGATGTGCAACAACTGGGCTGCGACTTCTTGCTCTGTTCGGCTTACAAGTTTTTTGGGCCTCACCTTGGTATTGCTTATGTAGCCGATCCTTGGCTGGAGCTGCTCAAACCTTATAAAGTTGAGCCCGCGACTAATCTTGGTCCTGGTCGTTTTGAAACCGGCACCCAAAGCTTTGCGGCTATTGCAGGCATGAGTGCAGCAGTTGACTACTTGGCTGATTGGAACCCACAGCAAAATAAGCGAGCAGCATTAACCGCCAGTTTTGAGCAGTTTGCCGCGCATGAACAAGCTTTAAGCGAGCATTTTTTGAAGCGCTTGGCTGCCCATCCGCAAGCCACGCTTTACGGTGAGAGTAGCTTGCAGCGTGCACACATGCGCACTGCAACGTTCTCGTTGTGCTGGCCAAATACTCAGCCGCAGCAAATTGCCGCTATGTTGGGCGAGCATAATATTGCCACGTGGCATGGGCATTTTTATGCGCAAGGCATGATGGAGCAATTGGGGGTGATGGATAAAGGTGGGGTGTTACGTGTAGGTTGTATGCATTATAACACTCATCAAGAAGTGGACCGTTTGTGGGACCTTTTAGATCGTTACTGTGCCTAG
- a CDS encoding ABC transporter permease yields the protein MKAKGLGFYLLLLPFVLWFVLLIVLPHLQMLELSFIKRDYVAGDSVGWYQYQQFLGEPLYWRTLLRTVWMSLLATFITLLVSFPVAFFIAKVAQGKVKRLLLLSCLLPFWVSELVRTYGWMILLRESGVISQGLMALGLTEQPIEFLYNDVSMLVGLVYTSMLFMVVPLVSTLEGLDQSLIEAGYDLGGNGWNVTTSIIVPYAMPGIVSGCIMVFMLCLGNYLTPRLLGGKDSLWFTEQIFTQFITRFNWELGAAFGVILLLVSSLVVALGLKLSGQSFSRTLGR from the coding sequence GTGAAAGCTAAAGGGCTTGGGTTTTACTTATTACTGCTTCCTTTTGTACTGTGGTTTGTTCTGCTTATTGTATTGCCACATTTGCAGATGCTAGAGCTGTCTTTCATCAAACGGGATTATGTGGCTGGGGACAGCGTAGGTTGGTACCAATACCAACAGTTTTTGGGCGAGCCGCTCTATTGGCGAACTTTGTTGCGCACTGTGTGGATGTCGTTGTTAGCCACTTTCATCACCTTGCTGGTAAGTTTTCCGGTGGCCTTTTTCATTGCTAAGGTAGCGCAAGGTAAAGTTAAACGTTTGCTGTTGTTAAGTTGCTTGCTGCCTTTCTGGGTCAGTGAGTTAGTGCGCACTTACGGTTGGATGATATTGCTACGTGAATCTGGTGTGATTAGCCAAGGTTTAATGGCTCTGGGGTTGACCGAGCAACCGATTGAATTTTTGTACAACGATGTGAGCATGTTGGTAGGGTTGGTGTATACCTCAATGTTGTTCATGGTGGTGCCATTGGTAAGCACTTTGGAGGGCTTGGATCAAAGCTTAATAGAAGCCGGTTACGATTTGGGCGGCAATGGTTGGAACGTTACTACCTCAATAATTGTCCCTTATGCTATGCCCGGTATTGTATCGGGTTGCATCATGGTGTTTATGCTTTGCCTAGGAAATTATTTAACACCGCGTTTATTGGGCGGAAAAGATAGCCTATGGTTTACCGAACAGATTTTCACTCAGTTTATTACGCGTTTTAATTGGGAGTTGGGCGCTGCCTTTGGGGTGATTTTATTGCTGGTTTCGTCCTTAGTCGTGGCGCTGGGTTTAAAGCTAAGTGGCCAATCATTTAGTCGTACTTTGGGACGTTAG
- the nadK gene encoding NAD(+) kinase, with the protein MTQTFNTIGLIGKPHHEGANNTLTALYHWLLEQSYCVLVEEQTGQQLSIDGLNLVSINQVGEQADLAIVVGGDGNMLGAARVLSRYDVAVLGVNRGNLGFLTDLDPFNFEHPLKEVLQGKFITEKRCLLEAKVLRHNEVKSHNSAVNEVVLHLDKVATMLEFEVYINDHFMLSQRADGLIVTTPTGSTAYSLSAGGPILTPNLDAIALVPMFPHTLSSRPIVVDSDSEIKLKLSHDNSEHMHISCDSHVSLPVMPGDEVIIRKQNHPLRLVHPKSYDYFKILRTKLGWGSRLF; encoded by the coding sequence ATGACTCAAACCTTCAACACTATTGGTTTAATTGGCAAACCCCACCACGAGGGCGCCAATAATACCTTAACAGCGCTCTACCATTGGTTGCTTGAACAATCATATTGCGTATTGGTAGAAGAGCAGACCGGCCAACAACTCAGCATTGATGGGCTTAATCTGGTTAGCATTAACCAAGTAGGCGAACAAGCTGATTTAGCCATTGTGGTTGGAGGCGATGGCAATATGTTGGGAGCAGCGCGAGTATTATCGCGCTACGACGTTGCCGTGCTAGGGGTTAACCGCGGCAACCTTGGTTTTTTAACCGATTTAGATCCCTTTAACTTTGAGCATCCTTTAAAAGAAGTATTGCAAGGCAAATTCATAACCGAGAAACGCTGCTTATTAGAAGCCAAAGTGCTGCGCCATAACGAAGTTAAAAGCCATAATAGCGCAGTAAACGAGGTGGTACTGCACCTTGATAAAGTGGCCACCATGTTAGAATTTGAGGTGTATATAAATGACCACTTCATGCTTAGCCAACGCGCCGATGGACTGATTGTGACCACCCCCACTGGGTCTACCGCCTACTCGCTATCGGCTGGAGGACCGATCCTCACGCCAAATTTAGATGCAATAGCTTTGGTGCCAATGTTTCCTCATACCTTAAGTTCGCGCCCCATTGTGGTAGACAGCGATAGCGAAATTAAACTTAAGTTGTCACATGACAATAGTGAGCACATGCATATTAGCTGCGATAGCCATGTATCACTGCCGGTAATGCCGGGTGATGAAGTGATTATTCGCAAACAAAATCATCCGTTGCGCCTAGTTCATCCTAAAAGCTATGATTACTTTAAGATCTTAAGAACTAAGCTCGGCTGGGGAAGCCGCCTGTTCTAA
- a CDS encoding flagellar brake domain-containing protein, whose protein sequence is MPATPSPRVNQRQEVVEIMRQLRFGDVLDVQFVKVGNVRIKCKLIGLDDANFLIFAVPKYAQQGHGDVLVEGMACVIRSIIEGEAGQCIAFRSIITDIIKSPKHLLFVKYPSEVERFSLRKQQRASTRIPATVTHRSSVSDQQIENDLSFDGIILDLSAGGCRFKMAWPESNGKLLLDSVFVYIRIPGKPENDTVIEGNIKSQSRDGHNHIAVGIKFQGDTDLNELFAHLALDV, encoded by the coding sequence TTGCCAGCTACACCAAGCCCTCGCGTTAACCAACGCCAAGAAGTTGTAGAAATAATGCGACAATTGCGTTTTGGCGACGTTTTAGATGTGCAGTTTGTAAAAGTAGGTAATGTACGGATTAAATGTAAGCTTATTGGCTTAGATGACGCTAACTTTCTTATCTTTGCTGTGCCTAAATATGCCCAACAAGGCCATGGCGACGTATTGGTGGAAGGCATGGCTTGCGTGATCCGTTCAATCATTGAGGGAGAAGCTGGTCAGTGTATTGCATTTCGCAGCATCATTACCGACATCATCAAATCCCCTAAGCACTTATTGTTTGTTAAATATCCATCTGAAGTAGAACGTTTTAGCCTACGCAAACAGCAGCGCGCAAGTACGCGTATTCCTGCAACAGTCACTCACCGTTCTTCAGTGAGCGACCAGCAAATTGAAAACGATTTAAGCTTTGACGGCATTATTCTCGATTTATCCGCCGGTGGTTGCCGCTTCAAAATGGCGTGGCCAGAAAGCAATGGCAAACTGTTGCTTGATAGCGTGTTTGTGTACATTCGAATTCCCGGCAAACCAGAGAATGACACAGTAATCGAAGGCAATATAAAAAGCCAAAGCCGAGATGGTCATAACCATATTGCTGTGGGTATTAAGTTTCAAGGTGATACCGACCTAAATGAACTATTTGCTCACCTAGCCTTAGACGTATAA
- the can gene encoding carbonate dehydratase — MSDLNQLIENNRSWAKNIKEQNPTFFCDLSEQQNPEFLWIGCSDSRVPANQIAGLPPGEVFVHRNIANVVVHTDLNCLSVIQYAVDVLKVKHIIVTGHYGCGGVLASMENEQFGLIDNWLRHLKDVYRYHQAELDAIEDKKQRADRLCELNVVEQVKNVSQTSIVQNAWSKGQQLSVHGCIYSIQNGILNNLDISISGNS, encoded by the coding sequence ATGAGTGATTTAAATCAGCTAATAGAGAATAACCGTAGCTGGGCTAAAAATATAAAAGAACAGAATCCAACCTTTTTCTGTGATTTGTCTGAACAGCAAAACCCTGAATTTTTGTGGATTGGTTGTAGTGATAGTAGAGTTCCAGCAAATCAGATTGCGGGGCTACCTCCGGGTGAAGTATTTGTCCATCGCAATATTGCTAATGTTGTTGTGCATACTGATTTAAATTGTTTGTCGGTTATTCAATATGCAGTAGATGTATTAAAAGTTAAGCACATTATCGTTACTGGGCATTATGGTTGCGGCGGGGTGTTAGCGTCGATGGAAAACGAACAGTTTGGTTTGATTGATAACTGGCTTCGCCATCTTAAAGATGTTTACCGTTACCATCAAGCGGAGCTGGATGCTATTGAAGACAAGAAACAGCGTGCTGACCGCTTGTGTGAGCTAAATGTTGTGGAGCAAGTTAAAAACGTATCGCAAACATCTATCGTGCAAAATGCTTGGAGTAAAGGCCAACAATTGTCGGTGCATGGCTGCATTTACTCTATACAAAACGGTATTTTAAACAATCTAGATATCTCGATATCTGGCAATAGTTAG
- a CDS encoding multidrug effflux MFS transporter, which translates to MKHSSTHSKAFIILLAGMMSLVALSVDAMLPALLAIAEDFELANPAHAQWTITSLFIGLSIGQLVYGPWSDAVGRKPPIYVGYLLFIVGSIICVLSSSFAWLIAGRVLQGMGAAAPRIITMALVRDKLKGAEMARIMSVVFSVFIVVPILAPAVGQVILGLAHWRWIFGMLLLMAIATGLGFWRGQEETLTLDKRRPLTLQSFVEGLKHLLQKRSALVYTIVSGFIFGAFMGYLNSAPLLFIQLYNQADNFALLFALAAIAVGVASLVNGRFVLKLGMRLMIKAALWGLLALTSVFCLLLIASSGVPPLWWLMAYLIPAFFCIGILFGNLNSLAMEPLGAIAGMGSAFVASISTLVAIPIGSLIGLSFNQTCYPVVIGFWLVAASSLLLIKGFDNPDLKGKQSLAS; encoded by the coding sequence GTGAAACACAGCAGTACCCACTCTAAAGCCTTTATTATCTTACTTGCGGGCATGATGTCGTTGGTGGCCTTGTCGGTTGATGCGATGCTACCGGCGCTGTTAGCTATTGCCGAAGATTTCGAACTGGCTAATCCCGCGCATGCCCAATGGACCATCACATCACTGTTTATAGGCCTTTCGATTGGCCAACTTGTTTATGGGCCATGGTCAGATGCAGTTGGCCGAAAACCTCCTATCTATGTTGGTTACCTACTATTTATTGTAGGTAGCATTATCTGTGTATTGTCTAGCTCGTTTGCTTGGCTTATCGCCGGGCGAGTACTGCAAGGTATGGGCGCAGCAGCGCCAAGAATTATTACTATGGCCTTAGTGCGCGACAAGTTAAAAGGCGCTGAAATGGCGCGCATTATGTCTGTGGTGTTTTCGGTATTTATTGTCGTGCCGATTTTGGCCCCCGCGGTGGGCCAAGTTATTTTAGGTTTGGCCCACTGGCGTTGGATCTTCGGCATGTTATTGCTTATGGCTATTGCTACTGGTCTTGGCTTTTGGCGGGGACAAGAAGAAACCTTAACCTTGGATAAACGTCGCCCTCTAACATTACAAAGCTTTGTAGAAGGGCTTAAGCATTTACTGCAAAAGCGCAGTGCGCTGGTTTACACCATTGTATCTGGTTTTATTTTTGGCGCTTTTATGGGTTACTTAAATAGCGCGCCATTATTGTTTATTCAACTCTACAATCAAGCCGACAACTTTGCGCTGCTGTTTGCTTTAGCGGCGATTGCCGTAGGTGTTGCATCCTTAGTGAATGGTCGTTTTGTACTTAAGTTAGGCATGCGCTTAATGATTAAGGCTGCGTTGTGGGGCTTACTTGCCCTTACGAGCGTATTTTGTTTATTACTAATAGCTAGCAGCGGAGTGCCTCCTCTTTGGTGGTTAATGGCTTATTTGATCCCAGCATTTTTCTGCATTGGTATTTTGTTTGGTAATTTAAACTCTTTAGCCATGGAGCCTTTAGGAGCAATTGCAGGAATGGGCTCGGCGTTTGTGGCGAGTATTTCTACGCTGGTGGCTATTCCCATTGGTAGCCTTATCGGCCTTAGCTTCAACCAAACTTGTTATCCAGTGGTGATCGGCTTTTGGTTAGTGGCAGCGAGTAGCTTGTTGCTAATCAAGGGCTTCGACAATCCAGATCTTAAAGGCAAGCAATCATTGGCTTCTTAA